Proteins from a genomic interval of Streptomyces sp. NBC_01445:
- a CDS encoding AAA family ATPase: protein MIVWLNGTFGAGKTTTSNELVKLLPDARVFDSENVGYLLRDVIGDVPCDDFQEWEPWRSLTVATARDVLGFVGGTLVIPQTVLVEDYWTQILDGLAAAGIPVHHFVLHTDADTLTRRINGDTEEIRPWRLKHIASYNDALPWLSRAATVVDTTERAPSDVAAQIAERVGRG, encoded by the coding sequence GTGATCGTCTGGCTGAACGGCACCTTCGGCGCCGGCAAGACCACCACGTCGAACGAGCTCGTGAAGCTCCTGCCGGACGCACGCGTCTTCGACTCGGAGAACGTCGGCTACCTGCTACGGGACGTCATCGGCGACGTTCCGTGCGACGACTTCCAGGAGTGGGAGCCCTGGCGGAGCCTGACCGTGGCGACCGCGCGGGACGTCCTCGGCTTCGTCGGCGGGACGCTGGTGATCCCGCAGACCGTGCTCGTCGAGGACTACTGGACACAGATCCTTGACGGCCTCGCCGCGGCGGGGATCCCGGTCCACCACTTCGTCCTGCACACCGACGCGGACACCCTGACGCGGCGCATCAACGGCGACACCGAGGAGATCCGCCCGTGGCGCCTCAAGCACATCGCGTCCTACAACGACGCGCTGCCCTGGCTGTCGCGCGCGGCGACGGTCGTCGACACGACGGAGCGGGCGCCGAGCGATGTGGCGGCGCAGATCGCCGAGCGGGTGGGCCGCGGCTGA
- a CDS encoding MazG-like family protein: MPDTTRPSARHDPAPPTYDSVWETVDGLHAWLDSHNRRTADEALLLRVLKLSEEVGEVAQAVIGATGQNPRKGESHSWQDVESELCDVVVTALVALRTLTPDAPEVLAAHLRRVAERSLTS; the protein is encoded by the coding sequence ATGCCCGACACCACGCGGCCCAGCGCCCGGCACGACCCCGCCCCGCCCACGTACGACAGCGTGTGGGAGACCGTCGACGGGCTGCACGCCTGGCTCGACTCGCACAACCGCCGCACCGCGGACGAGGCCCTGCTCCTGCGGGTACTGAAGCTGTCGGAGGAGGTCGGCGAGGTCGCCCAGGCGGTCATCGGCGCGACGGGCCAGAATCCGCGCAAGGGCGAGAGCCACTCCTGGCAGGACGTCGAGTCGGAGCTCTGCGACGTGGTGGTGACGGCCCTGGTCGCCCTGCGCACACTGACCCCGGACGCCCCGGAGGTGCTCGCGGCGCATCTGCGCCGGGTGGCGGAGAGGTCGCTCACCTCGTGA
- a CDS encoding DoxX family protein: MTCHKRCVDRKDLGLLVLRVGTGGVLAAHGAQKLLGWFGGGGLRATTAGMEAMGFAPPKASALAAGVGEAGGGVLLALGLATPVGGAAAAGTMAGAVAVHAPNGFFAQGGGYEYPAFLGFVAAGLAVTGAGRYSLDHALGHALDRHWMVPAALVGSAAAALAVVASRNKRVGGAGPQEDSMDSTDE; encoded by the coding sequence ATGACCTGTCACAAGCGTTGTGTGGACCGCAAAGACCTGGGACTGCTCGTGCTGCGCGTGGGCACGGGCGGTGTGCTCGCCGCGCACGGAGCACAGAAACTGCTCGGCTGGTTCGGCGGCGGTGGCCTGCGCGCCACAACCGCCGGGATGGAGGCCATGGGCTTCGCCCCGCCGAAGGCGAGCGCCCTGGCCGCCGGTGTCGGCGAGGCGGGCGGCGGCGTCCTGCTCGCCCTCGGCCTCGCCACGCCCGTCGGCGGGGCCGCCGCCGCGGGCACGATGGCCGGCGCGGTCGCGGTACACGCGCCCAACGGCTTCTTCGCCCAGGGCGGCGGCTACGAGTACCCGGCCTTCCTCGGCTTCGTCGCAGCCGGACTCGCGGTGACCGGCGCGGGCCGCTACTCCCTCGACCATGCGCTCGGCCACGCCCTGGACCGGCACTGGATGGTCCCGGCCGCCCTCGTGGGCAGCGCCGCGGCGGCGCTCGCGGTCGTGGCGTCGCGCAACAAGCGGGTGGGCGGGGCGGGTCCGCAGGAGGATTCCATGGACAGCACCGACGAGTAG
- a CDS encoding nuclear transport factor 2 family protein, giving the protein MAIQTTKLSDPAVRAFVTAVNSHDREAFRAALAPGATMSDDGSDRDIDEWTGREIFESNGHMEIEKESSGGLALTALYRNDAWGEMRTKWQFVVAGGKVTRFETGQA; this is encoded by the coding sequence ATGGCCATCCAGACAACGAAGCTCAGCGACCCGGCCGTCCGGGCCTTCGTCACCGCGGTGAACTCCCACGACCGGGAGGCCTTCCGGGCCGCACTCGCGCCCGGCGCGACGATGTCCGACGACGGGTCCGACCGGGACATCGACGAGTGGACCGGCCGCGAGATCTTCGAATCCAACGGGCACATGGAGATCGAGAAGGAGTCCTCGGGCGGCCTCGCCCTCACGGCCCTCTACCGCAACGACGCCTGGGGCGAGATGCGGACGAAGTGGCAGTTCGTCGTGGCGGGCGGCAAGGTGACCCGCTTCGAGACCGGCCAGGCGTAA
- a CDS encoding PhzF family phenazine biosynthesis protein, producing MDTNADVLRYTAFTTDPEGGNPAGVVLDARALDDEQMLAIAARLGYSETAFLMPAPDGAPEPGGAQRSYAVRYFSPKAEVPFCGHATVATGVALGEIHGPGDYLFATQAGEVPVTVTQGADGTPRATLTSVEPHLTDVAPDDLAEALAALGWPAADLDPAFPPRIAYAGNRHLVLAAATRARLADLAYDFARLEALMHRIDLTTVQLVWRASEFVFHARDPFPVGGVVEDPATGAAAAAFGAYARALGLVPSEAVLTLHQGEDMGRPGELTVTLREGDPRVRVSGAAVRITG from the coding sequence ATGGACACCAACGCCGACGTGCTGCGATACACCGCCTTCACCACGGACCCCGAGGGCGGCAACCCCGCCGGGGTCGTGCTCGACGCACGTGCGCTCGACGACGAGCAGATGCTCGCGATCGCGGCCCGGCTCGGTTACAGCGAGACGGCGTTCCTGATGCCGGCGCCCGACGGCGCCCCGGAACCCGGCGGCGCGCAGCGCTCGTACGCCGTGCGCTACTTCAGCCCCAAGGCCGAGGTCCCGTTCTGCGGGCACGCCACCGTGGCGACGGGCGTGGCACTCGGCGAGATCCACGGGCCCGGCGACTACCTCTTCGCCACGCAGGCCGGCGAGGTGCCGGTGACGGTCACTCAGGGCGCCGACGGCACCCCGCGCGCGACGCTCACCAGCGTCGAGCCGCACCTCACCGACGTGGCGCCCGACGACCTGGCCGAGGCTCTCGCCGCTCTCGGCTGGCCCGCCGCCGACCTCGACCCGGCGTTCCCGCCGCGCATCGCGTACGCGGGCAACCGCCACCTCGTCCTCGCGGCCGCGACCCGCGCGCGGCTCGCGGACCTCGCCTACGACTTCGCGCGCCTCGAGGCCCTGATGCACCGCATCGATCTCACCACGGTCCAACTGGTGTGGCGCGCCTCGGAGTTCGTCTTCCACGCCCGCGACCCGTTCCCGGTCGGCGGTGTCGTGGAGGACCCGGCGACGGGGGCCGCCGCGGCCGCGTTCGGCGCGTACGCGCGCGCACTCGGACTCGTCCCCTCCGAGGCGGTCCTCACCCTCCACCAGGGTGAGGACATGGGCCGCCCGGGCGAGCTGACGGTGACACTGCGCGAGGGCGACCCGCGAGTCCGGGTGAGCGGCGCGGCGGTACGGATCACCGGCTGA
- a CDS encoding lamin tail domain-containing protein, which yields MRIRSTASAALAAGVLSVSLLAASPASAAAHQGGLHLGYIQYDSPGSDNRSNSSLNAEWVNIHNNTRSAIQLKGYKLKDNTGYTYTFGSYNIGAGKTVKVRTGKGTDASGVRYWGRGSYVWNNTGDKARLIKPNGSQLDSCSWGDGPGGISCH from the coding sequence TTGCGCATACGTTCCACGGCCTCCGCCGCCCTGGCAGCCGGCGTCCTGTCGGTCTCCCTGCTCGCCGCGTCCCCCGCCTCCGCGGCCGCCCACCAGGGCGGTCTGCACCTGGGCTACATCCAGTACGACAGCCCGGGCAGCGACAACCGGTCGAACTCCTCGCTGAACGCGGAGTGGGTGAACATCCACAACAACACCCGCTCCGCGATCCAGCTCAAGGGCTACAAGCTGAAGGACAACACCGGCTACACGTACACCTTCGGCAGCTACAACATCGGCGCCGGCAAGACCGTCAAGGTCCGCACCGGCAAGGGCACCGACGCCTCCGGCGTGCGCTACTGGGGCCGGGGCTCGTACGTCTGGAACAACACCGGCGACAAGGCCCGCCTCATCAAGCCGAACGGCTCCCAGCTCGACTCCTGCTCGTGGGGCGACGGGCCCGGCGGGATCAGCTGCCACTGA
- a CDS encoding SDR family oxidoreductase, which produces MNAQNNAPEPHEPTAVPTAVVTGAGSGIGRAVAVELLRAGWQVALAGRRTETLDATAALAPEAAARSLSVRTDVSSPDDVAALFTAVRDRFGHLDLLFNNAGTFGPAVPVEDLEYDAWRHVVDTNLNGAFLCAQAAFRQMKEQDPQGGRIINNGSISAHTPRPRSTAYTTTKHALTGLTKSLSLDGRPYRIACGQIDIGNAATDMTERMQAGTLQANGTLAPEPVMDVADVARTVRHMAELPLEANVQFATVLATNMPYIGRG; this is translated from the coding sequence ATGAACGCTCAGAACAACGCCCCGGAACCGCACGAACCGACCGCCGTACCCACCGCCGTCGTGACCGGCGCGGGCTCCGGCATCGGCCGGGCCGTCGCCGTCGAACTGCTCCGCGCGGGCTGGCAGGTGGCGCTCGCGGGCCGCCGCACCGAGACCCTGGACGCGACGGCGGCCCTCGCCCCCGAGGCCGCGGCCAGGTCGCTCTCCGTACGGACCGACGTCTCCAGCCCCGACGACGTGGCCGCGCTCTTCACCGCCGTACGCGACCGGTTCGGCCACCTCGACCTGCTCTTCAACAACGCGGGCACGTTCGGGCCCGCGGTCCCGGTCGAGGACCTGGAGTACGACGCCTGGCGCCACGTCGTCGACACGAACCTCAACGGCGCGTTCCTGTGCGCGCAGGCGGCGTTCCGGCAGATGAAGGAGCAGGACCCGCAGGGCGGCCGGATCATCAACAACGGCTCGATCTCGGCGCACACGCCGCGGCCGCGCTCGACCGCGTACACGACGACGAAGCACGCGCTGACCGGGCTGACGAAGTCGCTGTCCCTGGACGGGCGTCCGTACCGGATCGCGTGCGGCCAGATCGACATCGGCAACGCGGCGACCGACATGACGGAGCGCATGCAGGCCGGGACCCTCCAGGCGAACGGAACACTGGCGCCGGAGCCGGTGATGGATGTCGCGGACGTGGCGCGCACGGTGCGGCACATGGCCGAGCTGCCTCTGGAGGCGAACGTGCAGTTCGCGACGGTCCTGGCGACCAACATGCCGTACATCGGGCGCGGTTGA
- a CDS encoding alkaline phosphatase D family protein produces MTTEGRHPSRHSAELRAAAGHLGRRRFLTVTGAAAALAFATNLPAAGTASAAEFDARKITADPFTLGVASGDPLPGSVLLWTRLAPSPYEADSGLPAERIAVQWELAHDERFRRVVRRGTATAHPEFNHSVHVEVEHLAPGSVYYYRFRTGKWVSGTGRTRTAPSAHARTSALTLAAVSCQAYHDGYFTAYKHLADDASVDVVFHLGDYLYEYAVNSAGGARAYTGGDVLPAHFNRETVTLEDYRLRYALYKSDPDLRAAHAAHPFVVTWDDHETENNYADDIDEQDGPPAEFLLRRASAYRAYWENQPLRRPQLPQGPDAQMYRRLIWGKLAQFDILDTRQYRSNQAYGDGSHVPGPESDDPARTITGATQERWLIDGWRRSNALWNVVPQQVTFSQRKLDLNAAAKVSMDAWDGYRASRQRVLAGARAARVDNLMVLTGDVHVGYAFDIKDNFDDPSSKTLGTEIVATSVSSGKDGADKPANWGTYTQANPHLKFYNGRRGYVTVALGEHEARADFKTVPAVTTPGAPITTAASFVTKVGDQGLRPA; encoded by the coding sequence ATGACAACCGAAGGACGCCATCCGAGCCGGCACTCGGCCGAACTGCGCGCCGCGGCGGGCCACTTGGGCCGCCGCCGCTTTCTCACCGTCACGGGCGCCGCCGCCGCGCTCGCCTTCGCCACGAACCTGCCGGCCGCGGGCACCGCGAGCGCCGCCGAGTTCGACGCGCGGAAGATCACCGCCGACCCGTTCACGCTCGGTGTGGCGTCCGGCGACCCGCTGCCCGGCTCCGTCCTGCTGTGGACGCGCCTGGCCCCGTCCCCGTACGAGGCGGACAGCGGGCTGCCCGCCGAGCGGATAGCCGTCCAGTGGGAGCTCGCGCACGACGAGCGCTTCCGGCGCGTCGTCAGACGCGGCACGGCCACCGCGCACCCCGAGTTCAACCACTCCGTCCACGTCGAGGTCGAACACCTCGCGCCGGGCAGCGTCTACTACTACCGCTTCCGCACCGGCAAGTGGGTCAGCGGCACCGGCCGGACGCGCACGGCGCCCTCCGCCCACGCCCGCACCTCGGCCCTCACCCTCGCCGCGGTCTCCTGCCAGGCCTATCACGACGGCTACTTCACGGCCTACAAGCACCTCGCCGACGACGCCTCCGTCGACGTCGTCTTCCACCTCGGCGACTACCTCTACGAGTACGCCGTGAACTCCGCCGGCGGCGCCCGCGCCTACACGGGCGGCGACGTGCTGCCCGCCCACTTCAACCGCGAGACCGTGACGCTGGAGGACTACCGGCTGCGGTACGCGCTCTACAAGTCCGACCCGGACCTGCGGGCCGCGCACGCCGCGCACCCCTTCGTCGTCACCTGGGACGACCACGAGACCGAGAACAACTACGCGGACGACATCGACGAACAGGACGGCCCGCCCGCCGAGTTCCTGCTCCGCCGCGCCTCCGCGTACCGCGCCTACTGGGAGAACCAGCCCCTGCGCCGCCCGCAGCTCCCGCAGGGCCCCGACGCCCAGATGTACCGGCGCCTGATCTGGGGCAAGCTGGCCCAGTTCGACATTCTCGACACCCGCCAGTACCGCTCCAACCAGGCGTACGGCGACGGGTCCCACGTCCCCGGTCCCGAGTCGGACGACCCGGCGCGCACCATCACCGGCGCCACACAGGAGCGGTGGCTCATCGACGGCTGGCGCCGCTCGAACGCCCTGTGGAACGTCGTCCCGCAGCAGGTCACCTTCTCGCAGCGCAAGCTCGACCTGAACGCGGCCGCGAAGGTGTCCATGGACGCCTGGGACGGCTACCGCGCCTCGCGCCAGCGGGTCCTCGCCGGGGCCAGGGCGGCCCGCGTCGACAACCTGATGGTGCTCACCGGCGACGTGCACGTCGGCTACGCCTTCGACATCAAGGACAACTTCGACGACCCGTCGTCGAAGACCCTCGGCACGGAGATCGTCGCCACGTCCGTCAGCAGCGGCAAGGACGGCGCGGACAAGCCGGCGAACTGGGGCACGTACACCCAGGCCAACCCGCACCTGAAGTTCTACAACGGACGCCGCGGCTACGTGACGGTCGCGCTCGGCGAGCACGAGGCCCGCGCCGACTTCAAGACGGTCCCGGCGGTGACGACGCCGGGAGCCCCGATCACCACGGCGGCGTCGTTCGTGACCAAGGTGGGCGACCAGGGTTTGCGCCCGGCATAA
- a CDS encoding Gfo/Idh/MocA family protein, with protein sequence MERERVRWGVLATGGIAASFTANLLDMPDAEVVAVASRSDASAKAFAERFGIPRAYGDWSSLAEDEDVDVVYVATPHSAHRAAAGLCLEAGRAVLCEKAFTLNSREAEELVTLARSRGLFLMEAMWMYCHPLIRKLKALVDDGAVGEVRTVQADFGLAGPFPPAHRLRDPAQGGGALLDLGVYPVSFAHLILGEPSEVTARAALSDEGVDLRTGMLLSWESGAHALLNCSIDAGTPVTASITGSKGRIDIPHGFFYPDRFVLHRDGREPQEFTAEAGDGPRDSLRHEAGEVMHRLRAGDTESPLVPLSGSLAVMRTLDAVRSVVGVRYPSER encoded by the coding sequence GTGGAACGTGAGCGTGTGCGGTGGGGCGTCCTGGCGACCGGGGGCATCGCCGCGTCCTTCACGGCGAACCTTCTCGACATGCCGGACGCGGAGGTCGTCGCCGTGGCGTCCCGCTCCGACGCCTCGGCGAAGGCGTTCGCCGAGCGGTTCGGGATCCCGCGGGCGTACGGGGACTGGTCCTCGCTCGCCGAGGACGAGGACGTGGATGTCGTGTACGTCGCGACCCCGCACTCGGCGCACCGCGCGGCCGCCGGGCTGTGCCTGGAGGCGGGACGGGCGGTCCTGTGCGAGAAGGCGTTCACGCTGAACTCGCGCGAGGCGGAGGAGCTGGTGACGCTCGCCCGCAGCCGCGGCCTCTTCCTGATGGAGGCCATGTGGATGTACTGCCATCCGCTGATCAGGAAGCTGAAGGCGCTGGTCGACGACGGTGCGGTCGGTGAAGTCCGCACGGTGCAGGCCGACTTCGGGCTGGCTGGGCCCTTCCCTCCCGCGCACCGGCTGCGTGATCCGGCGCAGGGCGGGGGCGCGCTGCTCGATCTCGGCGTGTACCCGGTGTCTTTCGCTCACCTGATCCTCGGTGAGCCGTCGGAGGTCACTGCGAGAGCGGCGCTCTCGGACGAGGGCGTCGATCTCCGTACGGGGATGCTGCTCTCGTGGGAGAGCGGTGCTCACGCGCTGCTCAACTGCTCGATCGACGCGGGTACTCCGGTCACCGCATCGATCACTGGGTCCAAGGGCCGTATCGACATTCCGCACGGCTTCTTCTACCCGGACCGGTTCGTGCTGCACCGCGACGGGCGGGAGCCGCAGGAGTTCACGGCGGAGGCGGGGGACGGGCCTCGCGACAGCCTCCGGCATGAGGCGGGTGAGGTGATGCACCGGCTGCGGGCCGGGGATACGGAGTCGCCGCTTGTGCCGCTTTCGGGTTCTTTGGCGGTGATGCGAACGCTCGATGCCGTGCGCTCCGTCGTGGGGGTGCGGTATCCGTCGGAGCGGTGA
- a CDS encoding multidrug effflux MFS transporter: MPDHGRQHASAREAQRIPEAPPVVGPTLVARRRTGFLVTLVLGGLTAVPPLSMDMYLPALPEVTGALHTSAATAQLTLTACLTGMALGQLAVGPMSDKWGRRRPLLIGLLVYIAATAVCALAPTAPLLIGFRLVQGLAGAAGIVIARAIVRDLYDGVEMARFFSTLMLISGVAPIVAPLIGGQVLRITDWRGIFVVLTAVGIALTALVWKGLPETLAPERRHSGGTAEALRTMRGLLADRVFTGYMIAGGFAFAALFAYISASPFVVQEIYGASPQTFSLLFGINSVGLIAVGQINGKLLVGRVSLDKALAVGLCVITLASAALLLMATGVFGDVGLVPIAAGLFVLMSAMGLAMPNTNALALMRTPHAAGSASALLGTSSFLVGAIASPLVGIAGEGTAVPMAVVQLACALAAVACFLGLCRPWQRGTGPTREAEH, translated from the coding sequence ATGCCGGACCACGGCCGCCAGCACGCGTCCGCGCGCGAAGCGCAGCGCATACCCGAGGCACCTCCCGTCGTGGGGCCCACGCTCGTCGCCCGCCGCCGCACCGGCTTCCTGGTCACCCTCGTACTCGGCGGCCTCACCGCCGTACCGCCGCTGTCCATGGACATGTACCTCCCGGCACTGCCGGAGGTCACCGGCGCGCTGCACACCTCGGCCGCCACCGCCCAGCTCACCCTCACCGCCTGCCTCACCGGCATGGCGCTCGGGCAGCTCGCGGTCGGCCCGATGAGCGACAAATGGGGCCGCAGGCGCCCCCTCCTCATCGGCCTCCTTGTCTACATCGCCGCCACCGCGGTCTGCGCCCTCGCCCCCACGGCCCCGCTCCTCATCGGCTTCCGCCTGGTGCAGGGCCTCGCCGGGGCCGCCGGCATCGTGATCGCCCGGGCGATCGTGCGCGACCTGTACGACGGCGTCGAGATGGCGCGCTTCTTCTCCACCCTCATGCTGATCTCCGGCGTCGCCCCGATCGTCGCGCCCCTCATCGGCGGCCAGGTTCTGCGGATCACGGACTGGCGCGGCATCTTCGTCGTCCTCACCGCCGTCGGCATCGCGCTGACCGCCCTCGTCTGGAAGGGCCTGCCCGAGACGCTCGCCCCCGAACGGCGGCACAGCGGCGGCACGGCCGAGGCGCTGCGCACCATGCGGGGCCTCCTCGCCGACCGCGTCTTCACCGGCTACATGATCGCGGGCGGCTTCGCCTTCGCCGCCCTCTTCGCCTACATCAGCGCATCGCCGTTCGTGGTCCAGGAGATCTACGGCGCCTCGCCCCAGACCTTCAGCCTCCTGTTCGGCATCAACTCCGTCGGCCTGATCGCCGTGGGCCAGATCAACGGCAAGCTCCTCGTCGGCCGCGTCAGCCTCGACAAGGCGCTCGCCGTCGGCCTCTGCGTCATCACGCTCGCCTCCGCCGCGCTCCTGCTCATGGCGACCGGCGTCTTCGGCGACGTGGGACTCGTACCGATCGCGGCGGGACTGTTCGTCCTCATGTCCGCGATGGGCCTCGCCATGCCCAACACCAACGCCCTCGCCCTGATGCGCACCCCGCACGCCGCGGGCTCCGCCTCCGCGCTCCTCGGCACCTCCTCCTTCCTGGTCGGCGCCATCGCCTCACCGCTCGTGGGCATCGCCGGCGAGGGCACCGCCGTCCCGATGGCCGTCGTCCAGCTGGCCTGCGCCCTGGCGGCCGTCGCATGCTTCTTGGGACTGTGCCGCCCCTGGCAGCGCGGGACCGGGCCGACGCGGGAGGCGGAGCACTGA
- a CDS encoding serine hydrolase domain-containing protein, with the protein MLLGTVPPLAARDRADAGGGALSTPRLRPGTPERAGLDPDGLRRLVQDVRELPRGARPWCAGAVVLAGRGPVVAAHEAAGWATRYLAYDETADRGVELPPASRVPMRPDTAFDLASLTKLFTTVAAVQQLERGTLGIDARVGAYVPEFTAAAEHDVTIRQLLTHTSGLRPELPLYDCPDDAARLTALRTEAPSSAPGAFLYSDLNMLLLQQVLERIAQRPLDVLVRDGITRPLGMTATGFGPHPGAAATEDQRRPWAKADRGLVRGIVHDENAWALGGVAGHAGLFSTAYDLAVLCRTLLNGGSYGTARILGPDYVELMLTAPGLGFQLDQPWFMGELAGRGAAGHCGFTGTSLVLDRATDTFLILLANTVHPRRRPPQNGPRASAATRLARAVGA; encoded by the coding sequence ATGCTTCTTGGGACTGTGCCGCCCCTGGCAGCGCGGGACCGGGCCGACGCGGGAGGCGGAGCACTGAGTACCCCAAGACTGCGACCCGGCACCCCCGAACGCGCCGGGCTCGACCCCGACGGGCTGCGCCGCCTCGTCCAGGACGTGCGCGAACTGCCCCGCGGGGCGCGCCCCTGGTGCGCGGGCGCCGTCGTCCTCGCGGGCCGCGGCCCGGTCGTCGCCGCGCACGAGGCGGCGGGCTGGGCGACGCGGTACCTCGCCTACGACGAGACGGCCGACCGGGGCGTCGAGCTCCCGCCCGCGTCGCGCGTCCCCATGCGCCCCGACACGGCCTTCGACCTCGCCTCCCTCACCAAGCTCTTCACCACCGTCGCCGCCGTGCAGCAGCTGGAGCGCGGCACCCTCGGCATCGACGCGCGGGTGGGCGCCTACGTCCCCGAGTTCACCGCCGCCGCCGAGCACGACGTCACGATCCGCCAGCTCCTCACCCACACCTCGGGCCTGCGCCCCGAACTCCCGCTCTACGACTGCCCGGACGACGCGGCGCGCCTGACGGCCCTGCGCACCGAGGCCCCGTCGTCCGCGCCCGGCGCCTTCCTCTACTCCGACCTCAACATGCTGCTGCTCCAGCAGGTCCTGGAGCGCATCGCGCAGCGCCCCCTCGACGTCCTCGTGCGCGACGGCATCACCCGGCCCCTCGGCATGACGGCGACGGGCTTCGGCCCGCACCCCGGCGCCGCCGCCACCGAGGACCAGCGCCGCCCCTGGGCCAAGGCCGACCGGGGCCTCGTGCGCGGCATCGTCCACGACGAGAACGCCTGGGCGCTGGGCGGCGTCGCCGGTCACGCGGGCCTCTTCTCCACGGCGTACGACCTCGCGGTCCTGTGCCGCACTCTGCTCAACGGCGGCTCGTACGGCACCGCCCGCATCCTCGGCCCCGACTACGTCGAGCTGATGCTGACGGCGCCCGGCCTCGGCTTCCAGCTGGACCAGCCCTGGTTCATGGGCGAGCTCGCGGGCCGCGGCGCGGCCGGACACTGCGGCTTCACCGGCACGTCGCTCGTCCTCGACCGCGCCACGGACACGTTCCTGATCCTCCTCGCGAACACGGTCCACCCGCGCCGCAGGCCCCCGCAGAACGGCCCGCGCGCCTCGGCGGCGACGCGTCTCGCGCGGGCCGTGGGCGCGTAG
- a CDS encoding small ribosomal subunit Rsm22 family protein, whose protein sequence is MNAPLTPYSPASPADTLRAALAGLLDGLPPTQAARAVERLIASYRGSTPTDAPILRDRADVAAYAAYRMPATFEAVRSALGALADAAPEGWAPGSQVDVGGGTGAAVWAVADTWAGERPVTVLDWAEPALALGRELAGSCDRLASARWQRSRIGAALTIESADLVTVSYVLKELTEDDRRSVVDAAAAAASPDGAVVVVEPGTPDGYERIIEARRRLIDAGFHVAAPCPHSAACPIEPGTDWCHFSARVSRSSLHRQVKGGSLAYEDEKFSYVAATRFAPERPAARITRRPQIRKGQVLLDLCEAEGALGRETVTKRHGPLYRAARDADWGDAWPPAP, encoded by the coding sequence GTGAACGCCCCCCTGACCCCTTACTCGCCCGCCTCCCCGGCCGACACCCTGCGCGCGGCCCTCGCGGGCCTGCTCGACGGGCTGCCGCCCACGCAGGCGGCGCGCGCCGTCGAACGGCTGATCGCGAGCTACCGGGGGAGCACCCCGACGGACGCGCCGATCCTGCGGGACCGCGCCGACGTCGCCGCCTACGCCGCGTACCGGATGCCGGCCACCTTCGAGGCGGTCCGCTCGGCGCTCGGCGCGCTCGCCGACGCGGCGCCCGAGGGCTGGGCGCCCGGGAGCCAGGTCGACGTGGGCGGCGGGACGGGCGCCGCGGTCTGGGCCGTCGCCGACACCTGGGCCGGCGAGCGCCCGGTCACCGTCCTCGACTGGGCCGAGCCCGCGCTCGCCCTCGGACGTGAACTGGCCGGTTCCTGCGACCGGTTGGCGTCCGCGCGGTGGCAGCGCTCCCGTATTGGAGCGGCGCTCACCATCGAGAGCGCCGATCTCGTGACGGTCTCGTACGTCCTCAAGGAACTGACCGAGGACGACCGCCGCTCCGTGGTCGACGCCGCGGCCGCCGCCGCGAGCCCCGACGGGGCCGTGGTCGTCGTCGAGCCCGGCACCCCCGACGGCTACGAGCGGATCATCGAGGCACGCCGGCGCCTGATCGACGCCGGATTCCACGTCGCCGCGCCCTGCCCCCACAGCGCGGCCTGCCCCATCGAGCCCGGCACCGACTGGTGCCACTTCTCGGCCCGGGTCAGCCGGTCGTCGCTGCACCGCCAGGTCAAGGGCGGATCGCTCGCGTACGAGGACGAGAAGTTCAGCTACGTGGCCGCGACCCGTTTCGCCCCCGAGCGCCCCGCGGCCCGGATCACCCGCCGCCCCCAGATCCGCAAGGGCCAGGTACTCCTGGACCTGTGCGAGGCGGAGGGCGCGCTGGGCCGCGAAACGGTGACGAAGCGGCACGGGCCGCTGTACCGGGCGGCCCGGGACGCCGACTGGGGCGACGCCTGGCCTCCGGCCCCGTAG
- a CDS encoding DUF6243 family protein yields MSRGGSGNMLGVGGTRSNLSRKTLRGGGRDGRVGGGLDPQAQKRELLRRLREERAAREAS; encoded by the coding sequence ATGAGCCGAGGTGGATCCGGGAACATGCTGGGCGTCGGCGGCACCCGCAGCAACCTCTCCCGCAAGACCCTGCGCGGCGGCGGCCGCGACGGCCGGGTCGGCGGCGGGCTCGACCCGCAAGCACAGAAGCGGGAGTTGCTGCGCAGGCTGCGGGAGGAACGCGCCGCCCGCGAGGCGTCGTGA